One Cystobacter fuscus DSM 2262 genomic window carries:
- a CDS encoding MotA/TolQ/ExbB proton channel family protein — MMPRFPLALGAMNYVQILQDASFLELGVLGLLMVVSVASWALIALKATQLARARSQSLAFLDTFWKASRLETIYQDAQKLEGSPLSKVFCAGYEELTKLAQAKEGASGAMAERLGGIENVERALNRASTNQLTDLEARVSFLGTVGSAAPFVGLFGTVIGILNAFNSIAEQGNATLATVAAPVGNALFATAAGLFAAIPAVVAYNSFISRIKVFDTEMANFSADFLNIVKRHFFR; from the coding sequence TTGATGCCCCGCTTCCCCCTGGCGCTCGGCGCCATGAACTACGTGCAGATCCTCCAGGATGCGTCCTTCCTGGAGCTGGGTGTCCTGGGCCTGCTCATGGTCGTCTCCGTGGCCTCCTGGGCGCTCATCGCCCTCAAGGCCACCCAGCTCGCGCGCGCCCGGAGCCAGTCCCTCGCCTTCCTCGACACCTTCTGGAAGGCCTCCCGCCTGGAGACCATCTACCAGGACGCGCAGAAGCTCGAGGGCTCGCCGCTGTCCAAGGTGTTCTGCGCCGGGTACGAGGAGCTGACCAAGCTCGCCCAGGCGAAGGAGGGCGCCAGCGGCGCCATGGCCGAGCGGCTCGGCGGCATCGAGAACGTGGAGCGGGCGCTCAACCGGGCCTCGACCAATCAGCTCACGGACCTGGAGGCGCGCGTGTCCTTCCTGGGCACGGTGGGCTCGGCCGCGCCCTTCGTGGGCCTGTTCGGCACGGTCATCGGCATCCTCAACGCCTTCAACTCCATCGCCGAGCAGGGCAACGCCACGCTCGCCACGGTGGCCGCCCCCGTGGGCAACGCGCTGTTCGCCACCGCCGCGGGCCTCTTCGCCGCCATCCCCGCGGTGGTCGCCTACAACTCGTTCATCAGCCGCATCAAGGTGTTCGACACGGAGATGGCCAACTTCTCCGCGGACTTCCTCAACATCGTCAAGCGGCACTTCTTCCGCTAG
- the tolR gene encoding protein TolR — protein sequence MGMGSNSNKGSGRVTMSEINVTPMVDVMLVLLIIFMVTAPLIQQGVKVNLPEARAAAVEASDKKLVLSIDAQRRVYLGEAEVLMAELEKKLATNAKAQADKELYLHADRDVPYGVVVDVMAAAQRAGITNVGMITDPSAGGRASASSKGKKEARR from the coding sequence ATGGGCATGGGCTCCAACTCCAACAAGGGAAGTGGCCGCGTCACCATGAGCGAGATCAACGTCACGCCCATGGTGGACGTGATGCTGGTGCTGCTCATCATCTTCATGGTGACCGCGCCCCTCATCCAGCAGGGCGTCAAGGTGAACCTGCCCGAGGCGCGCGCCGCCGCGGTGGAGGCCTCCGACAAGAAGCTCGTGCTGTCCATCGACGCGCAGCGCCGCGTGTACCTCGGCGAGGCCGAGGTGCTCATGGCCGAGCTGGAGAAGAAGCTCGCCACCAACGCCAAGGCCCAGGCGGACAAGGAGCTCTACCTCCACGCGGACCGGGACGTGCCCTACGGCGTGGTGGTGGACGTCATGGCCGCCGCGCAGCGCGCGGGCATCACCAACGTGGGGATGATCACCGATCCCTCCGCGGGTGGCCGGGCCTCGGCCTCCAGTAAGGGAAAGAAGGAGGCGCGACGCTAG
- a CDS encoding energy transducer TonB — translation MHPAANQSLLASRPSRVGRFLGISLAGHALVLAAVGVYTTWFQAPPLKLEQTPIRATLVRLGKPRDEKLLPRKEQPPPPPPKKVEAPPSPTPPPPEPPPEAVAIPSLKPEPAPKPAPQRGETQGENRRDRLFGAFDKLAKPSKQEEEPEGAEDGDPNGDAAKAEGERYFGLISSQVRRHYNVADTIPDNERLMLKAQVAMRLGRAGEVIEARLAKASGNTLFDSAVLSAVKKASPFSPPPDPLRDMLQKSGIVLEFSP, via the coding sequence ATGCATCCCGCCGCCAATCAGAGCCTGCTCGCCTCGCGTCCCTCGCGCGTGGGCCGCTTCCTGGGCATCTCCCTCGCGGGCCACGCCCTGGTGCTGGCTGCCGTGGGCGTCTACACCACCTGGTTCCAGGCGCCTCCCCTGAAGCTGGAGCAGACGCCCATCCGCGCCACCCTCGTGCGCCTGGGCAAGCCCCGGGACGAGAAGCTCCTGCCCCGCAAGGAGCAACCCCCGCCGCCGCCACCCAAGAAGGTGGAGGCGCCGCCCTCGCCCACGCCCCCGCCGCCCGAGCCTCCCCCGGAAGCCGTGGCCATCCCGAGCCTCAAGCCGGAGCCCGCCCCCAAGCCCGCGCCCCAGCGCGGAGAGACCCAGGGCGAGAACCGCCGCGATCGGCTCTTCGGGGCCTTCGACAAGCTCGCCAAGCCCTCCAAGCAGGAGGAAGAACCCGAGGGCGCCGAGGATGGCGACCCCAACGGCGACGCGGCCAAGGCCGAGGGCGAGCGCTACTTCGGCCTCATCTCCTCGCAGGTGCGCCGCCACTACAACGTCGCGGACACCATCCCCGACAACGAACGGTTGATGCTCAAGGCCCAGGTGGCCATGCGCCTGGGCCGCGCCGGAGAGGTCATCGAGGCACGGCTGGCCAAGGCCAGCGGCAATACCCTCTTCGACTCGGCCGTGCTGTCCGCGGTGAAGAAGGCATCCCCCTTCTCGCCTCCCCCCGATCCCTTGCGCGACATGCTGCAGAAGAGCGGCATCGTCCTGGAGTTCAGTCCGTGA
- a CDS encoding DPP IV N-terminal domain-containing protein, with the protein MKALLASLVLSLPLAALAQAPVIQISGATFQPLPLALSTPLTQGGEVKSSATAVDDALLFDLRASGLFQMLDRASFLADAKEGMTAGSINFARWADVGAEALVKYTLTREGDELKAEARVFNVGNGREEFKTAQSGPTAQPSQLAHKVADAIYRHYTREPSPFLVPITYVRKSGANRDVWVADWDGRNARQVTQGGINLLPALGPDGQLGYTSYQQGKPDLYVRKSGGDTIRLKTNEGQMATGIAFSPDGKRVAYALADDESAQIWVANANGEGARQLTDTRFGINTSPAWSPDGKRIAFVSNRGGSPQVYVMNADGSAVRRLTFQGNYNQTPNWSPRGDLIAFTARDERNAFDLFTVHVDTGKISRLTQDQANNEEPSFSPNGRLVLFTSTRNGPSQLFVMTAEGNNPLPLPVQDKAAITTPDWGR; encoded by the coding sequence GTGAAAGCCCTCCTCGCCTCCCTGGTGTTGTCGTTGCCGCTCGCGGCGCTCGCCCAGGCGCCCGTCATCCAGATCTCCGGCGCCACCTTCCAGCCCCTTCCGCTCGCCCTCTCCACACCCCTCACCCAGGGTGGCGAGGTCAAGTCCTCCGCCACCGCGGTGGATGACGCGCTCCTGTTCGACCTGCGCGCCTCGGGCCTCTTCCAGATGCTCGATCGGGCCAGCTTCCTCGCCGACGCCAAGGAAGGCATGACGGCGGGCAGCATCAACTTCGCGCGCTGGGCGGACGTGGGCGCCGAGGCCCTGGTGAAGTACACCCTCACGCGCGAGGGCGACGAGCTCAAGGCCGAGGCGCGCGTGTTCAACGTGGGCAACGGCCGCGAGGAGTTCAAGACGGCCCAGAGCGGCCCCACCGCCCAGCCCTCGCAGCTCGCCCACAAGGTCGCCGACGCCATCTACCGCCACTACACCCGCGAGCCGAGCCCGTTCCTCGTCCCCATCACCTACGTGCGCAAGTCGGGCGCCAACCGGGACGTGTGGGTGGCGGACTGGGACGGGCGCAACGCCCGGCAGGTGACCCAGGGCGGCATCAACCTGCTGCCCGCGCTCGGGCCCGACGGTCAGCTGGGCTACACCTCGTACCAGCAGGGCAAGCCGGACCTGTACGTCCGCAAGTCGGGCGGAGACACGATCCGGCTCAAGACGAACGAGGGCCAGATGGCCACCGGCATCGCCTTCTCGCCGGATGGCAAGCGCGTGGCCTACGCCCTCGCGGATGACGAGAGCGCGCAGATCTGGGTGGCGAACGCCAATGGCGAGGGCGCCCGGCAGCTCACCGACACGCGCTTCGGCATCAACACCAGCCCCGCCTGGTCTCCGGATGGCAAGCGCATCGCCTTCGTGTCCAATCGCGGAGGCTCTCCCCAGGTGTACGTGATGAACGCGGATGGCTCCGCCGTGCGGCGCCTCACCTTCCAGGGCAACTACAACCAGACGCCCAACTGGTCCCCACGCGGCGATCTCATCGCCTTCACCGCGCGCGACGAGCGCAACGCCTTCGATCTCTTCACCGTCCACGTGGACACCGGGAAGATCAGCCGCCTCACCCAGGATCAGGCCAACAACGAGGAGCCGAGCTTCTCGCCCAACGGGCGCCTGGTGCTCTTCACCTCCACGCGCAACGGCCCCTCGCAGCTCTTCGTCATGACGGCGGAAGGCAACAACCCCCTGCCCCTGCCCGTCCAGGACAAGGCCGCCATCACCACGCCCGACTGGGGCCGCTAA